From the genome of Solanum pennellii chromosome 6, SPENNV200:
TTCATCTAGCCTAATTATGACCGTAAAGGTTTGTGATGGATGGATAAGATTACAATCGAAGGTATCAAGTGTTTCGAGTCgcaagaatgaaaaaaatttaatagggAATTCTACCACAATtgaaattatcaacataaagcatgtGCAGATTCACATACCAAGCAAAGATAAGTGCAGCAACATACATACAAATTAATAACTATGATATTCAGCATCAGATGGTATACTGTTGCTATAAAAGAAATGCAAAGACCAACTCTAAAACAAGCAAAGGCAAAACAAATGCCTTATATACGAACCCATCGGGGTCACCATCTTAATTCAgctaaatataaataagaactACTAACAAGATGTATAAAACCTTAAACCTATCCTTCTGCTGGACTCATAAATTAAGCATCACTATCATCACCTTCATTTttctcttcatcattctcaGCCTTAGGGTCATCcccttcatttttttcttcatcattctcagcCTCAGAGTCATCACCTTCTTCGTCATCACTCATGTTATTTATTACATCAGTGATGATAGCCTTCACCTCTATTTTCCTATGCATCAAATCTACACCGAAATGGCTACCTGTAATGAACACGGTTAATCACCAAATGAGAGAGCAGTACTTGTCAAACTTTTTTAAGAACAAGCAATACAAGAGTCTCCTTAGGTCATACCTAAATTTCGGATGATATCAGACAAAGTTGCCTGCATTGTGAAGAGTACAACAAACCTGATTAGTAAATTAAGTTTATCTTCTTGTGTATTTACTCACCAAGATATATCACTTACGGAGTTAAAATCCACTTCTTTCAGAATATTCACAACTGCTGCATGAATTTCTTCCTTGTTGGGCTCTGCCTTGGCCTTTTTGccacttttttcttttcctattcAAGAAGATttgaaaaaacttttaaaatgataGATTTGTAAGACTAATAAGAGATTTAGAGTTGTGATTACCTTGTATATTAATccctaaataaatattataggtGAGAATAAGATATTGGATTATCACCAAGATATTAGAAGAGGCTGAATGGAATGGTGTATCATTTTTATTGATTCAAAATACTGAAAGGATCACTCCCTATTGTATGATGAAACACCATCTCAAACAAATTActcaaaaatagaaataaatatagGTTTTTACCTCAATAATAGATGAATAAAAGTGCATATATTGAATCACCAATGAATAAACAGAAAGTTACTCACCATCCTTTTCAGAAACCTTAGCAGGAGTCTTGGttgattttttcttgtttgaagCATTTTCCTTCACTGACTCATCCTCTTccttttgacttttattttcaactttttgtttcttaggtGTAACTAGTGAATCAGCACCAGAAGCACCTCTTTTGGAAGCTGTACTTGAAGACACTTTGGTAGATTTAGTCATACTTTTAGGGGATTTAGCAGAGTTATCCTTTTTCACAGCCTTGGGCTTCTCTGTTACTTTGTTTCCAGAATCCTTCTTTGAAGAAACATTCCCATTGGACTTCTTTTTCTTTGGTTTCTCTTCCTCTTGCTCTTcgtttttttcttcctctttttctGAACCACTCTCTTCATGATCACTTCCTACTTCATCGGCTTCCTCACCATCATTGTCATCACCAGATTCATTACTTGATGGCTCATCATCACTTTCATATTCCTCTATTTTTGGTTTTTGATGCTTCTGCTTTGAATTGAACATAAGAGAAGAATAACTTTTTCAGCAAGATATATGACAGGCATTTGCAGAAAAACAACAGCTTAAATTAGAAAATGTGCCCAACTATTTATGGCTGATTACAGACTCAACTTGTGAAAACAATGTTTAAGGCAATGGAAACAAGTATAATTTCCTCTCAATGC
Proteins encoded in this window:
- the LOC107023681 gene encoding protein DEK-like isoform X1, encoding MAADKETLEEKKQEKETIEKEAKAKRSSEEENEGAEEMDVDKEDEKVKEKVVKKVEDEGVEKEEEAKSDDAISPKTPGSRPTRERKIVERYFESLVARGSATKPLSIEKGQGTQLKDIPNVAYMLSKRKPDDNLHTLHSILFGKKSKAHNLKKNIGLFSGYVWVENEQEKQRAKIKEKLDKCVKEKLLVFCDILNIPVSKSATKKDELSVKLLDFLESPHSTTDSLLAEKELRRKKRKSKGKTSKSTGSLDKAAGKSAKQKHQKPKIEEYESDDEPSSNESGDDNDGEEADEVGSDHEESGSEKEEEKNEEQEEEKPKKKKSNGNVSSKKDSGNKVTEKPKAVKKDNSAKSPKSMTKSTKVSSSTASKRGASGADSLVTPKKQKVENKSQKEEDESVKENASNKKKSTKTPAKVSEKDGKEKSGKKAKAEPNKEEIHAAVVNILKEVDFNSATLSDIIRNLGSHFGVDLMHRKIEVKAIITDVINNMSDDEEGDDSEAENDEEKNEGDDPKAENDEEKNEGDDSDA
- the LOC107023681 gene encoding protein DEK-like isoform X3; protein product: MAADKETLEEKKQEKETIEKEAKAKRSSEEENEGAEEMDVDKEDEKVKEKVVKKVEDEGVEKEEEAKSDDAISPKTPGSRPTRERKIVERYFESLVARGSATKPLSIEKGQGTQLKDIPNVAYMLSKRKPDDNLHTLHSILFGKKSKAHNLKKNIGLFSGYVWVENEEKQRAKIKEKLDKCVKEKLLVFCDILNIPVSKSATKKDELSVKLLDFLESPHSTTDSLLAEKELRRKKRKSKGKTSKSTGSLDKAAGKSAKQKHQKPKIEEYESDDEPSSNESGDDNDGEEADEVGSDHEESGSEKEEEKNEEQEEEKPKKKKSNGNVSSKKDSGNKVTEKPKAVKKDNSAKSPKSMTKSTKVSSSTASKRGASGADSLVTPKKQKVENKSQKEEDESVKENASNKKKSTKTPAKVSEKDGKEKSGKKAKAEPNKEEIHAAVVNILKEVDFNSATLSDIIRNLGSHFGVDLMHRKIEVKAIITDVINNMSDDEEGDDSEAENDEEKNEGDDPKAENDEEKNEGDDSDA
- the LOC107023681 gene encoding protein DEK-like isoform X4 — translated: MAADKETLEEKKQEKETIEKEAKAKRSSEEENEGAEEMDVDKEDEKVKEKVVKKVEDEGVEKEEEAKSDDAISPKTPGSRPTRERKIVERYFESLVARGSATKPLSIEKGQGTQLKDIPNVAYMLSKRKPDDNLHTLHSILFGKKSKAHNLKKNIGLFSGYVWVENEEKQRAKIKEKLDKCVKEKLLVFCDILNIPVSKSATKKDELSVKLLDFLESPHSTTDSLLAEKELRRKKRKSKGKTSKSTGSLDKAAGKSAKKHQKPKIEEYESDDEPSSNESGDDNDGEEADEVGSDHEESGSEKEEEKNEEQEEEKPKKKKSNGNVSSKKDSGNKVTEKPKAVKKDNSAKSPKSMTKSTKVSSSTASKRGASGADSLVTPKKQKVENKSQKEEDESVKENASNKKKSTKTPAKVSEKDGKEKSGKKAKAEPNKEEIHAAVVNILKEVDFNSATLSDIIRNLGSHFGVDLMHRKIEVKAIITDVINNMSDDEEGDDSEAENDEEKNEGDDPKAENDEEKNEGDDSDA
- the LOC107023681 gene encoding protein DEK-like isoform X2, which encodes MAADKETLEEKKQEKETIEKEAKAKRSSEEENEGAEEMDVDKEDEKVKEKVVKKVEDEGVEKEEEAKSDDAISPKTPGSRPTRERKIVERYFESLVARGSATKPLSIEKGQGTQLKDIPNVAYMLSKRKPDDNLHTLHSILFGKKSKAHNLKKNIGLFSGYVWVENEQEKQRAKIKEKLDKCVKEKLLVFCDILNIPVSKSATKKDELSVKLLDFLESPHSTTDSLLAEKELRRKKRKSKGKTSKSTGSLDKAAGKSAKKHQKPKIEEYESDDEPSSNESGDDNDGEEADEVGSDHEESGSEKEEEKNEEQEEEKPKKKKSNGNVSSKKDSGNKVTEKPKAVKKDNSAKSPKSMTKSTKVSSSTASKRGASGADSLVTPKKQKVENKSQKEEDESVKENASNKKKSTKTPAKVSEKDGKEKSGKKAKAEPNKEEIHAAVVNILKEVDFNSATLSDIIRNLGSHFGVDLMHRKIEVKAIITDVINNMSDDEEGDDSEAENDEEKNEGDDPKAENDEEKNEGDDSDA